GACGCGCACCGGCTTGGAGGCGCCCATGGGGAGGAAGAGGCCGTCGCCCTGGCCGACCAGCTTCTCCGCGCCGGGCTGGTCGAGGATGACCCGGCTGTCGGCGAGGCTGGACGTGGCGAACGCCAGGCGCGACGGCACGTTGGCCTTGATCAGGCCGGTCACCACGTCGACGCTCGGTCGCTGCGTGGCGAGCACCAGGTGGATGCCCGCGGCGCGCGCGAGCTGGGTGATGCGGACGACCGCGTCCTCCACGTCGCGCGGGGCGACCATCATCAGGTCGGCGAGCTCGTCGACGACCACGAGCAGGTAGGGGTACGGCGACAGCACGCGCTCGCTGCCCGGCGGCACCTGCACCTTGCCCGCACGGACCGCCTTGTTGAAGTCGTCGACGTGACGGAAGCCGAAGTGGGCCAGGTCGTCGTACCTCAGGTCCATCTCGCGGACCACCCAGGCGAGGGCCTCGGCGGCCTTCTTGGGGTTGGTGATGATCGGGGTGATCAGGTGCGGGATGCCTTCGTAGGCGTTGAGCTCGACGCGCTTGGGGTCGACCATGATCATCCGCACCTCGTCGGGCGTGGAGCGCATGAGGATCGAGCTGATCATCGAGTTGATGAAGCTCGACTTGCCGGATCCCGTGGCGCCGGCGACGAGCAGGTGCGGCATCTTGGCGAGGTTGGCCACGACGAAGCCGCCCTCGACGTCCTTGCCGAGCCCCACGATCATCGGGTGGTGGTCGTTGCGGGCGTTGTTGGACCGCAGCACGTCGCCGAGGGAGACGATCTCCTTGTCCACGTTGGGGATCTCGATGCCGATCGCGGACTTGCCCGGGATCGGCGAGAGGATCCGCACGTCGGCGCTGGCCACGGCGTAGGCGATGTTCTTGCCGAGCGCGGTGACCTTCTCGACCTTGACCGCGGGGCCGAGCTCGACCTCGTAGCGCGTGACCGTCGGGCCACGGGTGTAGCCGGTGACCTGGGCGTCGATGTCGAACTGCTCGAGCACCTCGGTGAGCCGACCGACGACCGCGTCGGAGGCCTTCGAGCGGGCCTTGTGGACCGACCCGGGCTTGAGCATCTCGTTGGCCGGGAGGCTGTAGGTGATGTCACCGGAGAGCTCCAGCTGCTCCACGCGGGGAGGCAGCGGCGAGTGGGGAGGTGCGACGACCTCGGCCTCGGCGGCCTTCTCGCCGTCCGCCTCGGGCTCGGCCACGGCGCCCTTGCGGCGGCGCTTGCCGAGCTCGCGGTCGGCGCCGTCGATGAGGACCGGGGAGTCGTAGGGCGCGTCGCCCTCGGGGGCGTCGTCGGCGTCCTCGCTCATCGCGCCGACCCGGCGGCGCGGCCGGCGACGCTGCAGCGGGACGGCCTCGGTGTCCTCGGTGGCCTCGACCTCGGGCTCGGCGTCGGCGTGGCGGCCCAGCGCCAGGTCGCGCAGGTGCGCCAGGCGCGTCGGGATGAGGTAGACCGGCGTCGCGGTCACCACGAGCAGGCCGAACGTGGTCAGCAGCCCCAGGATCGGCACCACCACGAAGGTCGACTGCAGCAGGTCGGTGGCCAGCGAGCCGACCACGAACCCGATCGCTCCCCCGGCGCCCTGCAGGGCCGCGGTGTCGGTGCCCTCCGGGCTGCCGTTGGCCAGGTGCACCAGCCCGAGCAGGCCGAGCACGAGCGCCGACCAGCCGACCACCTGGCGCCCCGCGGGCCCGGTGGCCTCGGGGTTGCGCATGACGACCATGCCCATCACGACCAGCACCAGCGGCACGAACCAGCCCAGCAGGCCGACCGAGCCGTTGACCACGGTGCGCGTGGTGTCCCCCACCTGGCCGGGCAGCCGCCACCAGACCGAGGCGGCGACCACGACCGCGAGCGCCATGAGGAACAGTCCCGCGCCGTCGCGGCGGTGCTCCGGCTCGAGCTCGCGCGCGGAGTGCCCCACCCGTCGTACGACGAGACCGACGGCCTGGGCGAGACCCATCCAGCAGCTGCTCAGCGCGTGCCAGAGGGCGACGAAGATCCGGAAGACCGGGCCGGGTCCGGTGCGGACCGCACGAGGGGGCACGCGCGAGGGGGTGCCGCGGCCCTTGGCGGGGGCCTTGGCGGAGGACCTCGGCGCCGGCTTGCGGGTGGTGCCCTTGGCGGAGGACTTGGCGCCGGAGCGCGTGCGGCCGCCCGAGCCGCTCGGCTTGCGGGAGCCGGAGGAGCGCGAGGCCGGAGGGGAAGACGTGCGGGTGGCCATGGTGGGCACGCTACGGGATCGCCTCACCCGTCACAGGGATCCCACGCCGCCCCAGGCGCCACGTGGCGGGGCTCAGGCGGGGGTCGACCGGCTCGCGCTCAGGTCACGAGCGGCGCGTGCGTGCGTCTGGCCCGGCAGCCGGCGCAGGTCGACGAGCCGGCGCAGCGACGGCACGAGCTCCTCGACGAGGTTCATCTTGTCCAGGCATGCGTCGGCGCCCGCCTCGTCGGCCGCGGACTCGAGCGTGCCGCGGGGGAACGCGGTGAGCATCACCAGGAGGGCGTCGGGCAGGACGGCCCGCAGCCGAGGGAGCGTCTCCAGCCCGTCCATCACGGGCATGGCCGCGTCGACGAGCACCAGGTGCGGGTCGAGCCGGCCCGCCTGGTCGACCGCGTCGGCCCCGTCGCCGGCCTCGCCGACGATGACCCAGCTCGGCTCCTCCTCCAGCACCAGCGAGATGAGGAACCTCAGGTCGGCGGCGTCGTCGACCACGAGCACGCGGAGCTCATCGATCACTCGCATCGCCCTGTCTGCCGACCTGTGCTCCCCCGGTGGCCTGGGGTACGACGTGGTCGGGCTGGTCTGGTGGCGGCCTGGACGGGCCCTCTCGGCGTACGGCGCCCGGCCGGGCACCGCCGGAGGCGACGAGCTGCTGACCGATCCAGGCCCGCGACGCTCGGGACGCCTCGGCCACGAGACTACGACCAAGAGCGGTCCTGCCGAGGTCAAGCGCGGTCTCGGCGGCGACGAGTGTCTGCACGACGGCGTCGTTGATCTCCAGCGCGGCCTGGGCCTCGCGACGGGCCAGCCGCTCCTGGGTGGTGACGTCGTGCACCACCACCATCAGCCGCTCGGGCCCGAGACGGACCACCTGGATGCTCGCCCAGGTGTCGGCCACGGGCATGGTGCAGGCGACCTCCCGCCCGACCTCGCCCGGCGGAGCGTCGGCCAGCATCGCGGCAGCCAGGTCGGGCACCAGCCGGCACAGCACGGGGCCGAGGTCGCGGAAGTCGGGGAGCGGCATCGCCGGGGCGAGCAGGCGGACCGCCGCCGGGTTGATCTCGTGCACCACCCCGTGGCGGTCGGTCTCGGCCAGACCCACCGGACAGACGTGGAAGAACTGCTGGAGGTCGTCCACCTGATCGCCTCGCCTCCCGAGTCGTGCGGTCCCGCACCTGGTCGGTGAGGGAACCGCACCGCCCGGCGCACCGAGAGCACCGGGCCCGCGGCTCACCGTAGACCCGGGCGTCGCGCCCGGACGGCCGCTGCACCGGGCTCGGCCCAACGTGACCCGATGGGACCGGTCGGCCTGGTCCGGGGCGACTACGGCCTGGGACCCAGGGCATGGCCCGGCTGCGCACCCGGGCCGCGCGCCTGCTGCCGCTCGGCGTGCAGCCGGAGCAGGGCCGGCACGAGCGTGGTGGCCATGTCGACCTTGTCCAGACAGGCGTCCGCGCCGCAGCCCACGGCCACCTCGCGCACCTCGGCGACCGGGAAGGCCGTGACCAGCACGATGAGCGCCTGGGGCAGCACCCGACGCAGGTGCGGGAGCGCCTCGAGGCCGTCCATCACCGGCATGCTCATGTCGAGCAGCACCACGTCGGGCCGGGTCTGCTCGGCGCGCACGATCGCCTCGGCGCCGTCCCGTGCCTCGCCGACGACGGTCCACCCGGCCTCGTCCTCGACCAGGAGGCCGATCAGCCACCGCACCTCGCCGGCGTCGTCGACCAGCATCACCCGCACCGGCGGCTCGCAGCCCTGCTGACTGCCCTGCTGGTCGTGCGCCCGCCCGGCGCCACGCCCCTGCTCGGGGACCGAGGGCCCGCTCACCGCTCGTCCATGGTGGAGACGTCGTCCGGACCGCCCTGCCGGCGTACGACGCCCGGCGCGAGGCCGCCCGAGCGGCGGACGTGCTCGCCGATCCGGGTCTGCACCAGGGCACGTGCCTCGGCGACGAGCCGCCGGCCGAACTCGTCGCGGCCCAGGTCGAGCGCCGTCTCGGCGGTGACCAGGCGCTGCGCGAGGGTGTCGGCCAGCTCCCAGCCGATCGCCGCCTCCGAGGTGCCGGCCGACCCGACCTCGGGGGCGGGGTCGCGCTCGACGGAGGTCACGTCGACGAGGGTGACCAGGAAGCGGTTGCCCGAGCGCCGGTAGCCGTCGATGCGCACCAGGCGCCGTCCCCGTGAGGAGGGGCAGCTGACCACCCGGCTCGGCCCCAGCGGGCCGGCAGGCCCGGAGGAGGACCTCTGCGGGCCGCGGCCCTCGCGCCGGATCGTCTCGGCCATGGCGGGGGCGTAGGTCGCGAGCAGCTCGGTCAGGTCGCCGCGCACGCTGAGCGGGCCGCGGGCGCGCCGGTCGCGCAGCAGGGCCGGGCGCGGGGCCTCGGCGGTCACTGCGGCCGCGGCGCTCCCCTCGCCGTCGTGGCCCGCGACGCCCTCGCGGAGCAGCTGGAGCAGCTCGCGAGCGGCGTCGTTCATCAGGGCGGTCGTCCCGTGCCCGTCGAGGTCGACCAGACCCACCCTGGAGTCGCCGACGACGTCGGTCCAGGTCAGCGGCCGTCCCGCGTCGTGCGCGGGGACGCCGACGTCCTCACTCATCGCCCACACCCCTGGGGCGGTCCCCGCTGGTCACTGCACTCCCCCTCCGGCCGGCTCCGAGCGCCGGACGTCGTTGCGGTCTGTCGTCCCGTCGACCCCGGTCGGACCCCACCGTCCGGGTGACGTCCCGGCTGAGCGGGGGCACAAGGGCCAGGACATCTGTCAGCAAGTCAACGACTTCCACGGCAAAATGTCACGAGGGGACACCTGTTCCCTGTGTGCGATCGTCCACACCCCACTGATTCCGTCGTCTCCCGTGTCGCCTGCGTCACGGCGGCCCCAGCCGACCCAGCCGACCCAGCACCGGGCCGCGCCGCATCGTGGACGGGCGACCGGCCGGCGTCACCGTGTGGCTAGCCTCGGCTCGTGCACGCCTGGACCTATTCCTTCGCCACCTGCCCGGGGCTCCCGAGCAGCCGGCAACGGTAGGTCACTGCCTGCGCCGCGCCGCCCACCAACGCCCCTGGTTCCCGCAGGGGCGTTTCGCATGTCGCCGGTTGCGCGGACCCTGCCAGGACCGGGGCCTACCCACAGGAGGAACCCATGGTCGTCGTCATGACGCCCGACGCCACCGACGAGGACGTCCAGCGCGTCGTCGACAAGGTCACAGCCGTCGGCGGTGAGGCCTTCGTCAGCAAGGGCCTGACGCGCACGATCATCGGCCTGGTCGGCGACATCGACTCCTTCCACGGCCTCAACCTGCGCACGCTGCCCGGGGTCGGGGACGTGCAGCGCATCTCCGACCCGTTCAAGCTGGTCAGCCGCCAGCACCACCCCGAGCGCAGCACCGTCTGGGTCGGCGCCCCGGGGCAGCAGGTCCCGATCGGGCCCGACACGTTCACCTTCATCGCCGGCCCGTGCGCCGTCGAGTCGGCCCAGCAGACCCTCGAGGCGGTCGAGATGGCCCGCGCCGCGGGTGCGGTGATGATGCGCGGCGGGGCCTACAAGCCCCGCACCTCGCCATACGCCTTCCAGGGCCTGGGGGTGAAGGGCCTGGAGATCCTCGCGTCGGTCCGCGAGGCCACCGGGATGCCCGTGGTCACCGAGGTGGTCGACGCCCGCGACGTCGCCGTCGTCGCCGAGCACGCCGACATGCTGCAGATCGGCACGCGCAACATGGCCAACTTCGGGCTGCTGCAGGCGGTCGGGCAGGCCGGCAAGCCGGTCCTCCTCAAGCGCGGCATGACCGCGACGATCGAGGAGTGGCTGATGGCGGCGGAGTACATCGCCCAGCGCGGCAACCTCGACGTCGTCCTCTGCGAGCGCGGCATCCGCACCTTCGAGCCCGCGACCCGCAACACCCTCGACATCAGCGCGGTCCCGATCGTGCAGTCCAAGAGCCACCTGCCGGTGATCGTCGACCCGTCCCACGCCGCCGGTGTCAAGGACCTGGTCGTCCCCCTGTCGCGGGCCGCGATCGCGGTCGGGGCCGACGGCGTGATCGTCGACGTCCACCCCCACCCGGAGGAGGCGCTGTGCGACGGGCCCCAGGCGCTCCTCGGCGCCGACCTGCGCAGCCTCGCCCAGGCGGTCCGTCAGCTCCCCCCGACGGTGGGTCGCGTCGACGCCGGGACCGCCCGCCGTTAGCCGCCCGCCCGCCCTCCAGCTGTAGATCGGGGGGCGCGTGGGCACCCTGCGCCCATGAGGCTTCCCAAGCTGTACGCCGACGACCAGGTCCGCGCCGGCCGCCAGATCGCCGGCGACGTCCTGCTGGTGGTCTGGGTGGTCACGTGGTGGCGCATCGCGCAGTCGGTGCACGACGCGACCCTCCAGCTGGCCGGGCCCGGCCGCCAGATGCGCGAGTCCGGCACCGGTCTGGCCGGCAGGATGCGCGACGCCGCGTCGGCCGTCGACGGGACGCCCTTGATCGGCGACAAGCTGCGGGCGCCGTTCGACGGGGCGGGTTCGGCGGCCGACCAGCTGGCGCGGGCGGGCACGGCCCAGGTCCACGCGGTGCAGGACCTCGCCTTCTGGCTGCAGCTGGCGGTGGCGCTGGTCCCGATCCTGCTGGCCTGCGCGTTCTACCTGCCCCTCCGGGTCCGGTTCGTACGACGAGCAGGTGCGGCCCAGCGCTTCGTCGACGCGGCCGAGGACCTCGACCTGTTCGCGCTGCGCGCCCTCGCCAAGCAGCCCATGCACCGGCTGGCGCGGATCAGCGACGACCCGGCCGGGGCGTGGCGCCGTCGTGACGAGGCCGTCGTACGACGACTGGCGGAGCTCGAGCTGAGGACGGTCGGCCTGAAGCCACCACCCGCGTGAGGGCATGATCACCGCATGCGCCTCCTCCTCGGGATCCTGGTCTGCTGCGGCCTCGTCGCGTGCGGGAGCGAGGAGCCGCCGGCCCGCGCCGAGCTGGGCGACCCCGTCGCCCTCTCGGCCGATGTGCGGCTCCTGTGGGAGTCGCCCCACCGGGTCTTCGCCGAGCACCGGACGGCCGACGGGTGGTCGGACCCGGAGGTCGTGCTCGACGACGGCAGTCGCGAGTGCGGCAAGGTGCGTTCGGTCGGGACCGGGTCGGTCGTGGCGGCGACCTTGCTGTGCGACGAGCACTACGCCGAGGACCAGGCGCCGACCGCCAGCGTCGCGCTGCTCTACGACGGGTCCGAGTGGCACCACCATGACCTGCGGGGCGAGGCCTACCTCGCCCCCGGCCTCTCGCCGGACGGGTCGCACGCCGTGTGGGTCCAGGACGACGAGCTGCTGACCTGGTCGGGCGGCGACTTCGGCACGCGCGCCCTCCCCGACGAGCCGACCCAGGTGGTCACGGTCGAGGACGACGGCGGGCTCGTGCTGGTCTCCCCCGGGCACGCCGAGGGCCGCTGCACCGTGGAGCTCACCACCGAGGGGGCCCGCGCGACCGTCCCGGTCGCGGACGCCGACCTCCTGCTGTGCGACGAGGTGGGCCTCTCGCTCGAGTCCCCGACCGAGCTCCAGGGCGACGTCTCCGGCCAGCCCGGCACGGAGTTCGTCGTACGACGGCAGGGAGGCACGTGGACCCTGGCGGCTCCCCCGCCGGTCACCGCGCCGGGGCTCGAGGTCTACCCCGACGACCCGTCCCGCGCGGTGTGGAACCAGGTCACCGAGAACACCGGCGGCGACCTGGTCGCCGTCGGGTCCCCGGACCGGCAGCACGTGACGGCGCAGCGCTACGACCCGTCCCGACAGCGCTGGACCCGACCGGAGGTCGTGCACGACGCGGGCGCCCCGGTCTGCCGGCGGGACGACCTCGACTCGGGGATCGTGCAGGGCGCCTCGTTCGAGCTGCGCGTGTTCTGCGACGGGAAGCCGGTCGTGCTGCGCAGCCGCACGGGCGAGTCCTGGACCAGCTGAGTCGTCGTGCTCATGCGCGGTCGCCCGGCCCCGGCCGACACTGAGGCATGGCCGTCCCCCTCGCCACGCGCTTCGAGGCCTTCACCCCCGAGCACCTCGGGCTGGTCGTCGGCTTCCTGGTCGGCTGCGTGGTCCTCGCCGTCGTGGGTCGCGCGCATCGCGGCACCCCTGCCGAGCTGCGCTTCCGGCGTACCTTCGCCCTGGTCGTCCCCTGCTTCACGGTGCCGATGCAGGTGCTGCAGCTGCTGCCCGGCGACTTCGACCTGGGCACGTCCCTTCCGCTGCAGCTGTGCGACCTCGCCTGGATGGCGGCGATCGTCGCGCTGTGGACGCGTCACTGGGCGGCGACCGCGCTGGTCTACTTCTGGGGCCTGACCCTGACGGTGCAGGGCATCGTCACGCCGTCGCTGGGCGAGGTCTTCCCGGACCCGCGCTACTTCATGTTCTGGGGCATGCACCTCGCGACCGTGTGGGCGGCGGTCTACCTGACCTTCGGCCTGGGCGTGCGGGTCGACTGGCGCAGCTACCGCCTCGCGGTGGGCGTCACCCTGGTCTGGGCCGTGGGCGTCATCGCGTTCAACGCCGCGACCGGCACCAACTACGGCTACCTCAACCGCAAGCCGGCGGTCGGCAGCCTCCTCGACCTGCTCGGCCCGTGGCCGGGGTACGTCGTCGCGGAGGTCTGCGTCGTCGCAGCCGTCTGGGCGCTGATGACCTTGCCGTGGGTCCGGGCCGAGCGCGCCGACCGGCCCGCGGCCCTCAGAGCTCGGGCTCGGCGACCTGGCTGAGCATGTCAGCGACCAGGAAGGCCAGCTCGAGGGACTGGACGCGGTTGAGCCGCGGGTCGCACACCGACTCGTAGCGGTGGGACAGGTCCTCCTCGAGCAGCGACTCCCCTCCCCCGACGCACTCGGTGACGTTGTCGCCGGTGAGCTCGACGTGCAGCCCGCCGGGCCAGGTGCCGAGCTCGCGGTGGACGTCGAAGAAGCCCTGCACCTCCTCCATCACGTCCTCGAAGCGACGGGTCTTGTAGCCCGAGGACGCCTCGAAGGTGTTGCCGTGCATCGGGTCGCAGACCCAGGCGACCTGGACCCCGGCGGCGGTGACCTTCTCGACCAGCTCGGGCAGGACGGTGCGGATGCGCCCGGCGCCCATGCGCGTGATGAAGGTCAGCCGGCCGGGCTCGTTGAGCGGGTTGAGCCGCTGGGCGAGCGCGATGGCGTCGTCGGGGGTGGTGGTCGGGCCGAGCTTGACCCCGATCGGGTTCTGGATGCGGCTCATCAGCTCCACGTGGGCGCCACCGAGCTGGCGGGTCCGCTCGCCGATCCACAGGAAGTGCGCCGAGACGTCGTAGGGCAGCTCGGTGCGGCTGTCGATGCGGGTCAGGGCGTGCTCGTACTCCAGCACGAGCGCCTCGTGGCTGGAGTGGAAGTCGACCCGGTGGAACTCCTCGGGGTCGGCGCCGATCGCCTTCATGAAGGTCAGCGCGCGGTCGATGTCGCCGGCCATGCGCTCGTAGCGCTTGCCGACCGGCGAGGAGCGCACGAAGTCGGTGTTCCAGGTGTGCACCTGGCGCAGGTCGGCGTAGCCGCCGGTGACGAACGCGCGCACCAGGTTGAGGGTCGCGGCCGAGGAGTTGTAGACGTCGAGCAGGCGCTGGGGGTCGGGCACGCGCGACTCGGTGGTGAAGTCGTAGCCGTTGACCGCGTCGCCGCGGTAGGCCGGCAGCGTGACGCCCTCACGGGTCTCCATGTCGGAGGAGCGCGGCTTGGCGTACTGCCCGGCCAGCCGGCCCACCTTGACCACCGGCACCGACGCGGCGTAGGTGAGGACGACGGCCATCTGCAGCAGCACGCGCAGCTTGGCGCGGACGTTGTCGGCGGTGGCGCCCTCGAGGGTCTCGGCGCAGTCGCCGCCCTGCAGCAGGAAGGCCTCGCCACGGGTCACCGCGGCGAGCTTGGCCTTGAGGTCGTCGCACTCGCCGGCGAAGACCAG
This genomic window from Nocardioides marmoribigeumensis contains:
- a CDS encoding DNA translocase FtsK translates to MATRTSSPPASRSSGSRKPSGSGGRTRSGAKSSAKGTTRKPAPRSSAKAPAKGRGTPSRVPPRAVRTGPGPVFRIFVALWHALSSCWMGLAQAVGLVVRRVGHSARELEPEHRRDGAGLFLMALAVVVAASVWWRLPGQVGDTTRTVVNGSVGLLGWFVPLVLVVMGMVVMRNPEATGPAGRQVVGWSALVLGLLGLVHLANGSPEGTDTAALQGAGGAIGFVVGSLATDLLQSTFVVVPILGLLTTFGLLVVTATPVYLIPTRLAHLRDLALGRHADAEPEVEATEDTEAVPLQRRRPRRRVGAMSEDADDAPEGDAPYDSPVLIDGADRELGKRRRKGAVAEPEADGEKAAEAEVVAPPHSPLPPRVEQLELSGDITYSLPANEMLKPGSVHKARSKASDAVVGRLTEVLEQFDIDAQVTGYTRGPTVTRYEVELGPAVKVEKVTALGKNIAYAVASADVRILSPIPGKSAIGIEIPNVDKEIVSLGDVLRSNNARNDHHPMIVGLGKDVEGGFVVANLAKMPHLLVAGATGSGKSSFINSMISSILMRSTPDEVRMIMVDPKRVELNAYEGIPHLITPIITNPKKAAEALAWVVREMDLRYDDLAHFGFRHVDDFNKAVRAGKVQVPPGSERVLSPYPYLLVVVDELADLMMVAPRDVEDAVVRITQLARAAGIHLVLATQRPSVDVVTGLIKANVPSRLAFATSSLADSRVILDQPGAEKLVGQGDGLFLPMGASKPVRVQGSWVTEAEIHALVKHCKDQLEPSYREDVTAPAASKRDLDDDIGDDLELVIQAVELVVSTQFGSTSMLQRKLRVGFAKAGRLMDILESRGVVGPSEGSKARDVLIKPDDLDEVIATLQGEQ
- a CDS encoding response regulator transcription factor — protein: MIDELRVLVVDDAADLRFLISLVLEEEPSWVIVGEAGDGADAVDQAGRLDPHLVLVDAAMPVMDGLETLPRLRAVLPDALLVMLTAFPRGTLESAADEAGADACLDKMNLVEELVPSLRRLVDLRRLPGQTHARAARDLSASRSTPA
- a CDS encoding response regulator transcription factor codes for the protein MSGPSVPEQGRGAGRAHDQQGSQQGCEPPVRVMLVDDAGEVRWLIGLLVEDEAGWTVVGEARDGAEAIVRAEQTRPDVVLLDMSMPVMDGLEALPHLRRVLPQALIVLVTAFPVAEVREVAVGCGADACLDKVDMATTLVPALLRLHAERQQARGPGAQPGHALGPRP
- the aroF gene encoding 3-deoxy-7-phosphoheptulonate synthase encodes the protein MVVVMTPDATDEDVQRVVDKVTAVGGEAFVSKGLTRTIIGLVGDIDSFHGLNLRTLPGVGDVQRISDPFKLVSRQHHPERSTVWVGAPGQQVPIGPDTFTFIAGPCAVESAQQTLEAVEMARAAGAVMMRGGAYKPRTSPYAFQGLGVKGLEILASVREATGMPVVTEVVDARDVAVVAEHADMLQIGTRNMANFGLLQAVGQAGKPVLLKRGMTATIEEWLMAAEYIAQRGNLDVVLCERGIRTFEPATRNTLDISAVPIVQSKSHLPVIVDPSHAAGVKDLVVPLSRAAIAVGADGVIVDVHPHPEEALCDGPQALLGADLRSLAQAVRQLPPTVGRVDAGTARR
- a CDS encoding YwaF family protein; this encodes MAVPLATRFEAFTPEHLGLVVGFLVGCVVLAVVGRAHRGTPAELRFRRTFALVVPCFTVPMQVLQLLPGDFDLGTSLPLQLCDLAWMAAIVALWTRHWAATALVYFWGLTLTVQGIVTPSLGEVFPDPRYFMFWGMHLATVWAAVYLTFGLGVRVDWRSYRLAVGVTLVWAVGVIAFNAATGTNYGYLNRKPAVGSLLDLLGPWPGYVVAEVCVVAAVWALMTLPWVRAERADRPAALRARARRPG
- a CDS encoding class II 3-deoxy-7-phosphoheptulonate synthase, which encodes MAVELPSLRDLYDLGAAQQPTWPDASEVDRVVDRLRRNPPLVFAGECDDLKAKLAAVTRGEAFLLQGGDCAETLEGATADNVRAKLRVLLQMAVVLTYAASVPVVKVGRLAGQYAKPRSSDMETREGVTLPAYRGDAVNGYDFTTESRVPDPQRLLDVYNSSAATLNLVRAFVTGGYADLRQVHTWNTDFVRSSPVGKRYERMAGDIDRALTFMKAIGADPEEFHRVDFHSSHEALVLEYEHALTRIDSRTELPYDVSAHFLWIGERTRQLGGAHVELMSRIQNPIGVKLGPTTTPDDAIALAQRLNPLNEPGRLTFITRMGAGRIRTVLPELVEKVTAAGVQVAWVCDPMHGNTFEASSGYKTRRFEDVMEEVQGFFDVHRELGTWPGGLHVELTGDNVTECVGGGESLLEEDLSHRYESVCDPRLNRVQSLELAFLVADMLSQVAEPEL